In the Rhinoraja longicauda isolate Sanriku21f chromosome 40, sRhiLon1.1, whole genome shotgun sequence genome, one interval contains:
- the LOC144611468 gene encoding MOB kinase activator 2-like isoform X1, producing the protein MVLQAVGKALRYKKRKTAKSKPDDKLPVTEEKKLYLDAEYTSAKVSDVHLPLLVSLPSEIDQNEWLANNTMTFFNHINLQYSAISEFCTAETCPVMNACNTQYFWTDERGKKIKCTAPQYIDLVMTHIQKLLTDEEIFPTKYGKEFPSTFESLVQRICRYLFHVVAHIYCAHFKEVVALELHPHLNTLYTHFLIFVREFNLVDPKETAVMRDLTDVLLSGVPQPQNHVNHR; encoded by the exons ATGGTCCTACAGGCAGTGGGGAAGGCACTGAGATACAAGAAAAG GAAGACTGCAAAGTCAAAGCCAGACGATAAACTGCCTGTGACTGAGGAGAAGAAATTGTATTTGGATGCAGAGTATACCTCAGCCAAGGTGTCTGACGTTCACTTGCCTTTGCTGGTTTCTTTGCCCAGTGAAATTGACCAGAATGAGTGGTTGGCAAACAACA CGATGACATTTTTCAATCACATAAACCTGCAGTACAGTGCCATCTCTGAGTTCTGCACAGCTGAGACCTGCCCAGTGATGAATGCCTGTAACAC TCAGTACTTCTGGACAGATGAGCGGGGGAAGAAAATAAAGTGTACTGCACCGCAGTACATTGACCTAGTGATGACCCACATCCAAAAACTACTGACTGATGAGGAAATCTTCCCTACCAAGTATG GTAAAGAGTTCCCGAGTACCTTTGAGTCGCTGGTTCAGAGGATCTGTCGCTACCTCTTCCACGTTGTTGCTCACATCTACTGCGCCCACTTCAAGGAGGTGGTGGCCCTGGAACTGCACCCCCACCTCAACACTTTGTACACGCACTTTCTCATCTTTGTCAGGGAGTTCAACCTCGTCGACCCCAAGGAGACGGCCGTGATGAGGGACTTAACGGATGTTCTCCTGAGTGGTGTACCTCAGCCCCAGAACCACGTCAACCACAGATGA
- the LOC144611468 gene encoding MOB kinase activator 2-like isoform X2, producing MDWLMGKTAKSKPDDKLPVTEEKKLYLDAEYTSAKVSDVHLPLLVSLPSEIDQNEWLANNTMTFFNHINLQYSAISEFCTAETCPVMNACNTQYFWTDERGKKIKCTAPQYIDLVMTHIQKLLTDEEIFPTKYGKEFPSTFESLVQRICRYLFHVVAHIYCAHFKEVVALELHPHLNTLYTHFLIFVREFNLVDPKETAVMRDLTDVLLSGVPQPQNHVNHR from the exons GAAGACTGCAAAGTCAAAGCCAGACGATAAACTGCCTGTGACTGAGGAGAAGAAATTGTATTTGGATGCAGAGTATACCTCAGCCAAGGTGTCTGACGTTCACTTGCCTTTGCTGGTTTCTTTGCCCAGTGAAATTGACCAGAATGAGTGGTTGGCAAACAACA CGATGACATTTTTCAATCACATAAACCTGCAGTACAGTGCCATCTCTGAGTTCTGCACAGCTGAGACCTGCCCAGTGATGAATGCCTGTAACAC TCAGTACTTCTGGACAGATGAGCGGGGGAAGAAAATAAAGTGTACTGCACCGCAGTACATTGACCTAGTGATGACCCACATCCAAAAACTACTGACTGATGAGGAAATCTTCCCTACCAAGTATG GTAAAGAGTTCCCGAGTACCTTTGAGTCGCTGGTTCAGAGGATCTGTCGCTACCTCTTCCACGTTGTTGCTCACATCTACTGCGCCCACTTCAAGGAGGTGGTGGCCCTGGAACTGCACCCCCACCTCAACACTTTGTACACGCACTTTCTCATCTTTGTCAGGGAGTTCAACCTCGTCGACCCCAAGGAGACGGCCGTGATGAGGGACTTAACGGATGTTCTCCTGAGTGGTGTACCTCAGCCCCAGAACCACGTCAACCACAGATGA